Proteins from a genomic interval of Microbacterium esteraromaticum:
- a CDS encoding TetR/AcrR family transcriptional regulator: protein MATLTGHHRDRLIEATVAEFASVGYEGASLNRIIQAAGISKSSFYHAVGSKAELLDAVVETLIDDVRAHWIPPAPELFSGADFWPRLDAVLTDLGELAAADPALGLLGRIFYLPAAGAVDARTALLDAVHAWVAEVLRVGVRTGAVREDVPVDALAAATFGMLRGLDEWALGAGEPQAPPTALDHAAAPGLLLRGMLGRPQPPAGA from the coding sequence ATGGCAACGCTCACCGGACACCACCGCGACCGCCTCATCGAGGCGACAGTCGCCGAGTTCGCCTCGGTCGGCTACGAGGGGGCGTCGCTGAACCGGATCATCCAGGCGGCCGGCATCAGCAAGAGCTCCTTCTACCACGCGGTCGGCTCGAAGGCAGAGCTGCTCGACGCCGTCGTCGAGACCCTGATCGACGACGTGCGCGCGCACTGGATTCCACCGGCGCCCGAACTGTTCTCCGGTGCCGACTTCTGGCCCCGCCTCGACGCCGTGCTCACCGATCTCGGCGAGCTGGCCGCGGCCGATCCCGCGCTCGGACTGCTCGGGCGCATCTTCTACCTGCCTGCGGCCGGGGCCGTCGATGCGCGCACCGCTCTGCTCGACGCCGTGCATGCCTGGGTCGCCGAGGTGCTGCGGGTGGGCGTGCGCACCGGAGCCGTTCGTGAAGACGTGCCCGTCGACGCCCTTGCCGCGGCGACCTTCGGCATGCTGCGCGGCCTGGACGAGTGGGCGCTCGGCGCGGGAGAGCCGCAGGCACCGCCAACCGCTCTGGATCACGCCGCCGCACCGGGCCTGTTGTTGCGCGGAATGCTGGGGCGCCCTCAGCCGCCCGCCGGGGCCTGA
- a CDS encoding FAD-dependent oxidoreductase, with protein MLTDTPLDTQITAQRNDRLRVLIVGAGVAGITLAQLLRRDGLHPVLVDRMPEMNHPGYMLALMPTVDQAFVDLGVHDHYLAAGTPMERYAFRSHRGTMLRSDSMSDLLRVYGSYNGISRGALIDVLTESGCPVTFGTTVQQVIDRTARFVDRDGTSTGEAEFDLIVGADGIRSHMRSVLDSPAPQVVKTGWSGWVGWAEDLSDPTLGEEIWGNGFFLGAYPVNGRLGVFLGGPDADLSDGPAAFAASIRRRVDALGPRLEASLRAIEAAPDPYLWRLDDARAPRWVLPDGVLLGDAAAGFLPTAGIGAGMAIEAAWMLGRMLAHADRESLPTLLEAWERVERPRVEAAQSNSRMLARLMFRRGRVLAWLRETTLRRLSVRAVLGPIVKLVAGRPDPEAVARQALRGIRS; from the coding sequence ATGCTCACCGATACCCCGCTCGACACCCAGATCACAGCCCAACGGAACGATCGCCTGAGAGTGCTCATCGTGGGCGCCGGCGTCGCCGGCATCACGCTCGCGCAGCTGCTGCGCCGGGATGGGCTGCACCCGGTGCTCGTCGATCGGATGCCCGAGATGAACCACCCCGGCTACATGCTCGCCCTCATGCCGACGGTCGATCAGGCCTTCGTCGACCTCGGCGTGCACGACCACTATCTCGCCGCGGGCACCCCCATGGAGCGCTACGCGTTCCGTTCCCACCGCGGCACGATGTTGCGCTCCGATTCGATGAGCGACCTGCTGCGCGTCTACGGCTCCTACAACGGGATCTCACGGGGAGCCCTGATCGACGTGCTCACCGAGAGCGGATGCCCGGTGACGTTCGGCACCACCGTGCAGCAGGTGATCGATCGCACGGCCCGTTTCGTCGACCGCGACGGGACTTCCACCGGTGAGGCGGAGTTCGATCTGATCGTGGGTGCCGATGGCATCCGCTCGCACATGCGGTCTGTGCTGGATTCACCCGCGCCGCAGGTGGTCAAGACGGGCTGGTCGGGCTGGGTCGGGTGGGCGGAGGATCTCAGCGACCCAACGCTCGGTGAAGAGATCTGGGGCAATGGGTTCTTCCTCGGCGCCTACCCCGTGAATGGTCGGCTGGGCGTGTTCCTCGGCGGCCCGGACGCCGATCTCTCCGACGGACCTGCCGCGTTCGCCGCCTCCATCCGGCGCCGGGTCGATGCCCTCGGGCCCCGCCTGGAGGCATCGTTGCGAGCGATCGAGGCGGCTCCGGATCCGTATCTGTGGCGGCTCGACGACGCCCGCGCCCCGCGATGGGTGTTGCCCGACGGGGTACTGCTAGGAGATGCGGCCGCGGGCTTCCTGCCCACAGCCGGGATCGGCGCCGGGATGGCGATCGAGGCGGCTTGGATGCTGGGCAGGATGCTCGCGCACGCCGACCGCGAGTCGCTGCCGACACTGCTCGAAGCATGGGAGCGGGTGGAGCGTCCGCGCGTCGAGGCGGCGCAGTCGAATTCTCGGATGCTCGCGCGGCTCATGTTCCGGCGCGGACGGGTACTCGCCTGGCTGCGTGAGACCACGCTTCGCCGACTGAGCGTGCGGGCCGTGCTGGGACCGATCGTCAAGCTCGTCGCCGGACGGCCCGATCCCGAGGCCGTCGCCCGCCAGGCGTTGCGCGGAATACGGTCATAG
- a CDS encoding LLM class flavin-dependent oxidoreductase — MKAFGFLSFGHYGAVPGSATRTAGDMLRQTIEIAQGADEIGVNGAYVRVHHWARQAASPMPLLTAMAARTQRIEVGTGVIDMRYENPLQLAEEAAALDLIADGRIALGISRGSPETALRGYESFGYVDAEDTERGSVLAREKFDQFLRAIEGERIAPGDPRTVGAGHYLAIEPQSPTLRDHIWWGSGSRATAETTGRMGLNMMSSTLVTEATGQPFHELQREQIDLFRAAYREAGHTGAPRVSVSRSVFPLIDDRDRAYFGLRSAENGDQVGVIDGLRSTFGKTYAAEPDVLIEQLKADEAVMAADTLMLTIPNQLGPEYNLHVLEAFATHVAPALGWKPNTEGPVQGDVIA; from the coding sequence ATGAAGGCGTTCGGATTTCTCTCGTTCGGGCACTACGGTGCAGTGCCGGGCTCGGCCACGCGCACCGCAGGCGACATGCTTCGGCAGACCATCGAGATCGCGCAGGGCGCGGACGAGATCGGTGTCAACGGCGCCTATGTGCGCGTGCACCATTGGGCACGGCAGGCGGCGTCGCCCATGCCTCTGCTGACGGCGATGGCCGCACGCACCCAGCGCATTGAGGTGGGCACAGGGGTGATCGACATGCGCTACGAGAACCCGCTGCAGCTCGCCGAGGAAGCCGCCGCGCTCGACCTCATCGCGGACGGGCGGATTGCGCTGGGCATCAGCCGCGGGTCACCCGAGACGGCGCTGCGCGGCTACGAGTCGTTCGGCTACGTGGATGCTGAAGACACCGAGCGCGGCAGCGTGCTGGCCCGTGAGAAGTTCGATCAGTTCTTGCGGGCGATCGAGGGCGAGCGGATCGCACCCGGTGACCCGCGCACCGTCGGGGCCGGGCACTACCTGGCGATCGAGCCGCAGTCGCCGACCCTGCGCGACCACATCTGGTGGGGGTCGGGGTCACGCGCCACCGCCGAGACGACCGGCCGCATGGGGCTGAACATGATGAGCTCGACGCTGGTCACCGAGGCCACCGGGCAGCCGTTCCACGAGTTGCAGCGCGAGCAGATCGATCTGTTCCGTGCCGCCTACCGCGAGGCCGGCCACACCGGTGCGCCCCGGGTGTCGGTCAGCCGCAGCGTGTTCCCTCTGATCGACGACCGCGACCGCGCCTACTTCGGCCTGCGCAGTGCCGAGAACGGCGACCAGGTCGGCGTGATCGACGGCTTGCGATCGACCTTCGGCAAGACCTACGCGGCCGAGCCCGACGTTCTCATCGAGCAGCTCAAGGCCGACGAGGCCGTGATGGCGGCTGACACCCTGATGCTGACGATCCCCAACCAGCTCGGCCCGGAGTACAACCTGCACGTGCTGGAGGCGTTCGCAACGCACGTCGCGCCGGCGCTGGGGTGGAAGCCCAACACGGAGGGGCCCGTGCAGGGAGACGTCATCGCGTGA
- a CDS encoding DUF7059 domain-containing protein, whose amino-acid sequence MTPVPDHSRPRPDLVLAQALAADLDAADFRSDALRTLWGSEADDALARGLRAPILRALADRDDPLSTLGRFWVLGMPQALPVVERALPRTGIDGLVAMGLAAREDDRVAPLALITPQSFVDADGVGEWWIASDLDEGALGGALPADHVLGVGGASRTLAELVIPTPVERALDLGTGCGIQALLVSRHAGAVVATDISERALAYAELNAHLNGVRNIEFRLGSLFEPVAGESFDLIVSNPPFVITPRVAGVPSYEYRDGGLIGDALVERFLREVPTHLSPGGVAQLLGNWESSADVTGLDRVRSWVDDDLDAWVIQREELSPLGYAELWIRDGGTLPRDDEFTRLLTAWLDDFDHRGVTAVGFGYIVLRRPSAGAAVLRRFETAAQPVTDLGRALGRGLQAHDALAHGVPERLLVAPDVTEARHFMPGEDDPSVIELRQGGGFGRTVRVDPALAGLVGACDGELTVGQIVAALADLFEVPLADLWADLEPRLRELVLDGLLLPAE is encoded by the coding sequence GTGACGCCCGTGCCGGACCACTCCCGCCCCCGCCCTGATCTCGTTCTCGCGCAGGCCCTCGCCGCCGATCTGGATGCCGCCGACTTCCGCTCGGATGCTTTGCGAACCTTGTGGGGGAGCGAGGCCGACGACGCGCTCGCCCGGGGGCTACGCGCACCGATCCTGCGGGCACTGGCCGACCGGGATGATCCGCTGTCAACGCTGGGCCGGTTCTGGGTGCTCGGGATGCCGCAGGCGCTTCCCGTCGTCGAGCGCGCGCTGCCGCGCACGGGGATCGACGGACTGGTGGCTATGGGGCTGGCCGCGCGGGAAGACGATCGGGTCGCGCCACTGGCGCTGATCACCCCGCAGTCGTTCGTGGATGCCGACGGTGTGGGCGAATGGTGGATCGCCAGCGATCTCGATGAGGGCGCGCTCGGAGGGGCACTGCCCGCCGATCACGTGCTCGGCGTGGGCGGGGCGTCGCGGACGCTGGCCGAACTCGTCATCCCGACGCCTGTGGAGCGCGCGCTCGATCTCGGCACGGGGTGTGGCATCCAGGCTCTGCTGGTCTCTCGCCATGCCGGCGCGGTTGTCGCCACCGACATCTCGGAGCGCGCACTGGCCTACGCCGAACTCAACGCGCACCTCAATGGTGTGCGCAACATCGAGTTCCGGCTGGGGAGCCTGTTCGAGCCCGTCGCGGGCGAGTCGTTCGATCTGATCGTCTCGAATCCGCCGTTCGTGATCACGCCGCGCGTCGCGGGTGTTCCCTCCTATGAGTACCGCGATGGCGGACTCATCGGCGACGCCCTGGTCGAGCGCTTTCTGCGCGAGGTGCCGACGCATCTCTCTCCCGGTGGCGTGGCGCAGCTGCTGGGCAACTGGGAGTCCTCCGCTGACGTGACAGGCCTGGACCGGGTGCGTTCGTGGGTCGACGATGATCTGGATGCCTGGGTGATCCAGCGCGAAGAGCTGAGTCCCCTCGGCTACGCCGAACTGTGGATCCGTGACGGCGGCACGCTGCCGCGCGACGACGAGTTCACCCGCCTGCTCACCGCGTGGCTGGACGACTTCGACCACCGCGGCGTGACCGCCGTCGGGTTCGGATACATCGTGCTTCGCCGCCCGTCGGCGGGGGCGGCGGTGCTGCGTCGGTTCGAGACAGCGGCGCAGCCGGTCACCGATCTCGGTCGGGCGCTCGGCCGGGGTCTTCAGGCGCATGACGCCCTGGCGCACGGTGTTCCCGAGCGACTGCTCGTCGCCCCCGATGTCACCGAGGCACGGCACTTCATGCCCGGCGAGGATGACCCGAGCGTGATCGAACTGAGGCAGGGTGGCGGCTTCGGTCGCACGGTGCGGGTCGATCCGGCGCTCGCGGGGCTCGTCGGCGCGTGTGACGGCGAACTCACCGTCGGGCAGATCGTCGCGGCCCTCGCCGACCTGTTCGAGGTGCCCTTGGCCGACCTGTGGGCCGATCTCGAGCCGCGCCTTCGCGAGCTGGTGCTCGACGGTCTGCTGCTGCCGGCGGAATAG
- a CDS encoding DUF6049 family protein, which translates to MTTTHPREASRPRARRLLSRLAAAIVVGTLAFGGASAASADDETDAPTPADPIVRLSVSTGSGTPTAPGGPLVSTITITNDTSSPLSAGTVSLQVGRDALADGEALDQWLDDDATSGPFHTLASEATPVIDREASGTVNVVVDAVELGDLDAGVYPVRARLSGASTQVSGEDALQWNLTASTVLVIADSTARNSAVLVPITATPENGSLLTADELSALTTEGGALAGQLNAVSGTTAVLAIDPAIPAAIRILGTRAPETATRWLSELEALPNDVFALQFGDADATVQARAGLPAPLATPDLTSLLLADDFPPAADATPTPSPTPTADPVAALPDNEQLTALNGAEQGLLWPRSDVTAADLAVFGDYFGEDVTTILPSTSFIGDPAGRVTVDGHDALVVDATASARLSAAVEATDPAVLDRELTAAAGHMFFATGGATPTILALDRSETRSPSAVRAALSAFASPAVTLSELRAAPPSSATPTRADSIDRVPGLNAMLADEERLTEFATILTEPAQLLSPTRIRILRTIGVGFDDTAFTAAVATQQERARTTLDAVGIQQPKPVQLFTSAAPLPVWVRNDLPWDVNLSLFSTPSDLRLDIQPVTEVAAQPAGSTRVDIPIEARVASGDVQVTFRLTSPTGVPIGQTATADVTLRADWEGIGLGILGGVIALLLVLGTIRTVRRRRTQSDAADEAEPATDDAGER; encoded by the coding sequence ATGACCACGACGCACCCTCGCGAAGCCTCACGCCCGCGCGCGCGCCGGCTGTTGAGCCGCCTCGCCGCGGCGATCGTCGTCGGCACCCTCGCCTTCGGTGGCGCGTCCGCGGCATCCGCCGACGACGAGACGGATGCTCCCACACCGGCCGACCCCATCGTGCGACTGTCGGTCTCGACCGGATCGGGCACGCCCACCGCGCCGGGCGGCCCGTTGGTGAGCACCATCACGATCACGAATGACACCTCGTCGCCGCTCAGCGCCGGAACGGTGTCGCTGCAGGTCGGTCGGGATGCCCTCGCCGACGGCGAGGCCCTCGACCAGTGGCTGGATGACGATGCGACCAGCGGCCCTTTCCACACGCTGGCGAGCGAGGCGACCCCGGTCATCGATCGCGAGGCGTCCGGCACCGTGAACGTCGTGGTGGATGCCGTCGAGCTCGGCGATCTCGACGCCGGTGTCTACCCCGTCAGAGCTCGGCTGTCGGGGGCCTCGACGCAAGTCTCGGGCGAGGATGCCCTGCAGTGGAACCTGACCGCGAGCACCGTGCTGGTCATCGCCGATTCCACCGCGCGCAACAGCGCCGTGCTCGTCCCGATCACGGCGACTCCCGAGAACGGTTCGCTACTCACCGCCGACGAGCTCTCGGCGCTCACCACTGAGGGTGGCGCCCTCGCCGGCCAGCTCAATGCGGTCTCGGGCACGACTGCCGTGTTGGCGATCGACCCGGCGATCCCGGCCGCGATCCGGATTCTCGGAACCCGCGCCCCAGAGACTGCGACGCGCTGGCTGAGCGAGCTCGAAGCATTGCCGAACGACGTGTTCGCCCTGCAGTTCGGTGACGCGGATGCCACAGTTCAAGCTCGCGCCGGGTTGCCGGCTCCGCTCGCCACCCCCGATCTGACCTCGTTGCTGCTGGCGGATGACTTCCCGCCGGCGGCGGACGCGACGCCCACACCGAGCCCCACGCCGACGGCGGATCCCGTGGCAGCGCTGCCTGACAACGAGCAGCTCACGGCGCTCAACGGTGCCGAACAGGGCCTGCTTTGGCCGCGGTCAGACGTCACGGCGGCTGACCTGGCGGTATTCGGCGACTACTTCGGCGAGGACGTCACAACGATCCTGCCCTCGACGTCGTTCATCGGTGATCCGGCGGGCCGCGTGACCGTCGACGGTCACGACGCTCTGGTCGTCGATGCGACAGCATCCGCTCGTCTCTCTGCCGCCGTCGAGGCGACCGATCCCGCCGTTCTCGATCGGGAGCTCACCGCCGCGGCCGGGCACATGTTCTTCGCGACCGGCGGCGCGACGCCGACGATCCTCGCGCTCGACCGCTCGGAGACGCGGTCGCCCTCTGCCGTGCGTGCGGCGCTCAGCGCCTTCGCCTCGCCCGCTGTCACGCTCTCCGAGCTGCGGGCAGCGCCGCCGTCATCCGCGACGCCGACGCGGGCCGATTCCATCGACCGCGTCCCCGGGCTAAACGCGATGCTCGCCGATGAGGAGCGACTCACCGAGTTCGCCACCATTCTCACCGAGCCCGCGCAACTGCTCAGCCCCACCCGCATCCGCATCCTGCGGACGATCGGCGTCGGGTTCGATGACACCGCGTTCACCGCCGCCGTAGCCACCCAGCAGGAACGCGCGCGCACCACCCTCGATGCGGTGGGCATCCAGCAGCCCAAGCCCGTGCAGCTGTTCACGTCTGCGGCGCCCCTGCCGGTGTGGGTGCGCAACGATCTGCCGTGGGACGTGAACCTCTCGTTGTTCAGCACGCCCTCCGATCTGCGTCTCGACATCCAGCCCGTCACCGAGGTGGCCGCACAGCCGGCGGGCAGCACCCGTGTCGACATCCCCATCGAGGCCCGCGTCGCCAGCGGCGACGTGCAGGTGACCTTCCGGCTGACCAGCCCCACCGGCGTCCCGATCGGCCAGACGGCAACCGCAGACGTCACGCTGCGCGCCGACTGGGAGGGCATCGGCCTGGGCATCCTCGGCGGCGTGATCGCGCTGCTGCTCGTGCTCGGAACGATCCGTACCGTGCGCCGTCGGCGCACACAATCGGATGCTGCCGACGAAGCCGAACCCGCAACCGACGACGCAGGAGAACGATGA
- the murJ gene encoding murein biosynthesis integral membrane protein MurJ has product MTSLGRASAILGAGTLISRVTGLIRTIVLVAAIGSIGQASDAFAVANQLPNNVFTIIQTGILTAVIIPQIVRSASHKDGGSAYISKLFTLGTVVFLAVTALAMVIAPWLVALYGEKFSADQLALATAFAYWCLPQIFFYGLYALIGETLNAKRVFGPYTWTPVANNIISIAGFLIFIALFGGNQNIVDAWDPTMIAVLGGTATLGIAVQAGLLLFAWRRTGLSLRPDFRWRGVGLRQVGGLAGWTFLMVIAGQIAGLIQTRVVSDASGEHPSTALMMAAWLVFMLPYSIFAISIGTPYFTQIAEHAAEGRDDDVRSDVAQCIRAVSLFVVGSGVALAVAAVPATRIFTDSAEQAVQAAPVLVCYLVGLLPLSVLFIVQRAFYAYGDTRTPFLFTLVQVALIIGFSYIAAAVAPLSQLAAAVALGQSLAGLVQTIIAIWILRNRLGGLQLPQTLLSLGRFFIAAIPAGFAGWGLYVLMGAGAGWTAGQTGNTLVDKLLGAVGTGVVGLAAVIVYGIVLLLLRAPELSAVTRLARRFLPSR; this is encoded by the coding sequence ATGACCAGTCTCGGCCGCGCCAGCGCCATCCTCGGAGCCGGCACCCTGATCTCACGCGTCACCGGCCTGATCCGGACCATTGTCCTCGTCGCGGCGATCGGCAGTATCGGTCAGGCCAGCGACGCGTTCGCGGTCGCGAACCAGCTGCCGAACAACGTCTTCACGATCATCCAGACCGGCATCCTCACCGCCGTGATCATCCCGCAGATCGTGCGCTCGGCCAGCCACAAGGACGGCGGCAGCGCCTACATCTCAAAGCTGTTCACGCTCGGCACCGTCGTGTTCCTCGCGGTGACCGCCCTGGCGATGGTCATCGCCCCGTGGCTGGTCGCGCTGTACGGCGAGAAGTTCAGCGCCGACCAGCTCGCCCTGGCCACTGCGTTCGCGTACTGGTGCCTGCCGCAGATCTTCTTCTACGGCTTGTACGCGCTGATCGGCGAGACCCTCAACGCCAAGCGGGTATTCGGCCCGTACACGTGGACCCCCGTCGCGAACAACATCATCTCGATCGCCGGGTTCCTGATCTTCATCGCGCTGTTCGGCGGCAACCAGAACATCGTCGATGCGTGGGATCCGACCATGATCGCCGTCCTTGGCGGCACGGCCACTCTCGGTATCGCCGTGCAGGCAGGGCTGCTGCTGTTCGCCTGGCGGCGCACCGGTCTCAGCCTGCGCCCCGACTTCCGCTGGCGCGGTGTGGGCCTGCGGCAGGTCGGCGGGCTCGCGGGCTGGACCTTCCTGATGGTCATCGCCGGTCAGATCGCGGGCCTGATCCAGACGCGGGTGGTCTCGGACGCGTCCGGCGAGCACCCGTCGACAGCGTTGATGATGGCCGCCTGGCTGGTGTTCATGCTGCCCTACTCGATCTTCGCGATCTCGATCGGCACCCCGTACTTCACCCAGATCGCTGAGCACGCCGCTGAGGGGCGCGACGACGATGTACGCAGCGACGTCGCCCAGTGCATCCGTGCCGTGTCGCTGTTCGTCGTCGGTTCGGGAGTGGCCCTGGCCGTCGCTGCCGTCCCCGCCACCCGGATCTTCACCGACAGCGCTGAGCAGGCCGTGCAGGCCGCGCCCGTGCTGGTCTGCTACCTGGTCGGGCTGCTGCCGTTGTCGGTGCTGTTCATCGTGCAGCGCGCGTTCTACGCCTACGGCGACACCCGCACACCGTTCCTGTTCACTCTCGTGCAGGTCGCACTGATCATCGGCTTCTCGTACATCGCCGCCGCGGTCGCCCCGCTCAGCCAGCTCGCCGCCGCCGTCGCCCTGGGGCAGTCGCTGGCCGGACTCGTGCAGACGATCATCGCCATCTGGATCCTGCGCAACCGCCTCGGCGGACTTCAGCTGCCGCAGACCCTGCTGTCGCTCGGCCGCTTCTTCATCGCCGCGATCCCGGCCGGCTTCGCCGGGTGGGGCCTGTACGTGCTGATGGGTGCCGGCGCGGGCTGGACCGCCGGGCAGACCGGCAACACCCTTGTCGACAAGCTCTTGGGTGCCGTCGGCACCGGCGTGGTCGGACTGGCCGCTGTCATCGTCTACGGCATCGTCCTGCTGTTGCTGCGCGCACCCGAGCTGTCGGCGGTGACGCGCCTCGCCCGCCGCTTCCTGCCCTCGCGCTGA
- the trxB gene encoding thioredoxin-disulfide reductase encodes MRQVIIIGSGPAGFSAAIYAARANLQPLLIASSVQVGGELMNTTDVENFPGFPEGILGPDLMTKMQEQAEKFGTEIVYDDVVELDVDGPVKKVTLGGGAVHEASTIIYATGSAYRKLGIEGEERLSGYGVSWCATCDGFFFREKTIAVVGGGDSAMEEATFLTRFASKVYVIHRKDTLRASKIMQERAFANDKIEFIWNTEVAEVLGGDAVSGVQLRSTVDGSLRDLELDGLFIAIGNDPRTHLVHDKLKLTEDGTIWVDGRSSRTSVPGIFAAGDVIDPTYRQAATAAGSGVVAALDAEHFIADLEDAAAATPSAAEVLAG; translated from the coding sequence ATGCGTCAGGTCATCATCATCGGCTCCGGTCCCGCTGGGTTCAGCGCGGCCATCTACGCGGCGCGCGCAAATCTGCAGCCGCTTCTGATCGCGAGCAGCGTGCAGGTCGGCGGTGAGCTGATGAACACCACCGATGTCGAGAACTTCCCCGGCTTCCCCGAGGGCATCCTCGGCCCCGACCTGATGACCAAGATGCAGGAGCAGGCCGAGAAGTTCGGCACCGAGATCGTGTACGACGACGTCGTCGAGCTCGACGTCGACGGCCCCGTCAAGAAGGTCACGCTCGGCGGTGGCGCCGTGCACGAGGCATCCACCATCATCTACGCGACAGGCTCGGCCTACCGCAAGCTCGGCATCGAGGGCGAAGAGCGCCTCTCGGGCTACGGCGTCTCATGGTGCGCGACCTGCGACGGCTTCTTCTTCCGCGAGAAGACCATCGCCGTGGTCGGCGGCGGCGACTCCGCCATGGAAGAGGCGACGTTCCTGACCCGTTTCGCGTCGAAGGTGTACGTCATCCACCGCAAGGACACCCTGCGCGCCTCGAAGATCATGCAGGAACGCGCGTTCGCGAACGACAAGATCGAGTTCATCTGGAACACCGAGGTCGCCGAAGTGCTCGGTGGCGACGCCGTCTCGGGTGTGCAGCTGCGCTCGACCGTCGACGGATCGCTGCGCGACCTCGAGCTCGACGGACTGTTCATCGCGATCGGCAACGACCCGCGCACCCACCTGGTGCACGACAAGCTGAAGCTCACCGAAGACGGCACGATCTGGGTCGACGGTCGCTCGTCGCGCACCTCGGTGCCGGGCATCTTCGCCGCCGGCGATGTCATCGACCCCACTTACCGTCAGGCGGCAACCGCCGCCGGCTCGGGTGTCGTCGCCGCCCTCGACGCCGAGCACTTCATCGCCGACCTCGAAGACGCCGCGGCAGCCACGCCGTCCGCCGCTGAGGTCCTCGCCGGCTGA
- the trxA gene encoding thioredoxin: MTAKATTQATWEQDVLQADGPVLVDFWAAWCGPCRMVAPVLDEIQAENPEKITILKLNVDENPDLAMKYQITSIPAMKVFQGGEVKATIIGAKPKPALLQDLAPFIG; encoded by the coding sequence ATGACTGCCAAGGCAACCACGCAGGCCACCTGGGAACAGGACGTGCTGCAGGCCGACGGTCCGGTGCTGGTCGACTTCTGGGCGGCATGGTGCGGTCCGTGCCGCATGGTCGCACCGGTGCTCGACGAGATCCAGGCCGAGAACCCCGAGAAGATCACCATTCTCAAGCTCAACGTCGACGAGAACCCCGACCTCGCGATGAAGTACCAGATCACCTCGATCCCCGCGATGAAGGTGTTCCAGGGCGGCGAGGTGAAGGCGACCATCATCGGCGCCAAGCCCAAGCCCGCACTCCTGCAGGATCTCGCGCCGTTCATCGGCTGA
- a CDS encoding tryptophan synthase subunit alpha: protein MSDDFPRRASLEVLRAEAADERSVLVHERLRFGEDPWDFMSELPTTDELVVLLLRADVAADQGVTIADRGWNDGVLRRIALEYPELSPTVWRMLAA from the coding sequence GTGAGTGATGACTTTCCGCGCCGAGCCAGCCTAGAGGTGCTGCGCGCCGAGGCCGCCGATGAGCGGTCGGTGCTCGTGCACGAGCGTCTGCGCTTCGGTGAGGACCCGTGGGACTTCATGAGCGAGCTCCCCACGACCGACGAACTGGTCGTGTTGTTGCTGCGCGCCGACGTCGCAGCCGATCAGGGCGTCACGATCGCGGACCGCGGATGGAACGACGGCGTCCTGCGCCGCATCGCGTTGGAGTACCCCGAACTCAGTCCCACCGTGTGGCGGATGCTCGCCGCCTGA